One Ruficoccus amylovorans DNA window includes the following coding sequences:
- a CDS encoding aspartate carbamoyltransferase catalytic subunit, translated as MTPSPAWTRKDLIAIEDLSREELDIIFATAESFKSTLGRSVKKLPSLRGVTVVNLFMEPSTRTRLAFEIAATRLSADVISVMGDASSLVKGETLRDTALNIQALSADMIIMRHSAAGAAKYLSEITDMPVINAGDGAHAHPTQALLDAYTLREKFGPDLTGKHVTILGDILFSRVARSNIWCLKKLGAHVTLAGPSTLVPREFENLGVRVCHDLKQALADADAVMLLRIQHERQTSTHFPSLGEYTSMFGLNKRRAAWLKPNAIIMHPGPINRGVELDSDLADSSRSVILDQVTNGIAVRMAVLYLCASTKSLSTAQ; from the coding sequence ATGACGCCTTCGCCCGCCTGGACCCGTAAAGACCTGATCGCGATCGAGGATCTTTCCCGCGAGGAACTCGACATTATTTTCGCCACCGCCGAGAGCTTTAAATCCACCCTCGGCCGCTCGGTGAAAAAACTGCCCTCCCTGCGCGGAGTAACGGTCGTTAACCTGTTCATGGAGCCGAGCACGCGCACGCGTCTGGCCTTCGAGATCGCCGCCACGCGCCTGTCCGCGGATGTGATCTCGGTCATGGGCGACGCCAGCAGCCTCGTCAAGGGCGAGACCCTGCGCGACACGGCCCTGAACATCCAGGCCCTCTCGGCGGACATGATTATCATGCGCCACTCCGCCGCCGGCGCGGCCAAGTACCTGAGCGAGATCACCGACATGCCCGTGATCAACGCCGGGGACGGTGCCCACGCCCACCCCACGCAGGCCCTGCTCGACGCCTACACCCTGCGTGAGAAATTCGGCCCCGACCTCACCGGCAAGCACGTCACCATCCTCGGGGACATCCTCTTCAGCCGCGTGGCCCGCTCTAACATCTGGTGCCTCAAAAAGCTCGGCGCGCACGTCACCCTGGCCGGCCCCTCCACCCTCGTTCCCCGTGAATTTGAAAACCTCGGGGTGCGCGTCTGCCACGACTTGAAACAAGCGCTGGCCGACGCCGACGCGGTCATGCTCCTGCGCATCCAGCACGAGCGCCAGACATCCACCCACTTTCCCTCCCTCGGGGAGTACACCAGCATGTTCGGCCTGAACAAGCGCCGCGCCGCCTGGCTCAAGCCGAACGCGATCATCATGCACCCCGGCCCGATCAACCGCGGCGTGGAGCTGGACTCCGACCTCGCCGACTCCAGCCGCTCGGTCATCCTCGACCAGGTCACCAACGGCATCGCCGTACGCATGGCCGTCCTTTACCTGTGCGCCTCCACCAAGTCTCTTTCCACGGCCCAATGA
- the prfB gene encoding peptide chain release factor 2 (programmed frameshift), whose product MTIEPELRSHIDEISKRAGYLWRYLDVAGKQKRIAELEEQMGSPSFWDSQENAQKVISESNQLKGTISGIVDYKVKVDDMKALAELVEEADAEEGEEFQGELASSVETLLEELDEIEIQSFLSGPMDKNNAILSIHAGAGGTESCDWADMLLRQYTRWAERRGFTVEVLDIGPGEEAGINSASLRIIGPYAYGYCKAERGVHRLVRISPFDSNKRRHTSFSSVDVIAEIEDDIDIEVRDEDLRIDTYRASGKGGQHVNKTDSAVRITHLPTNIVVQCQNERSQHKNKASAMKQLKSRLYEYEQDKKRSELEKFYGEKGEIGWGNQIRSYVFQPYQMVKDLRTGVETGNIQAVQDGDLDNFIHAWLRAGCPTSRNKEIKIED is encoded by the exons ATGACCATTGAACCCGAATTGCGTTCCCACATCGACGAAATCTCCAAGAGAGCCGGATACCTCTGGAGGTATCTT GACGTCGCGGGCAAGCAGAAACGCATAGCCGAGCTGGAGGAGCAGATGGGCTCCCCCTCGTTCTGGGACAGCCAGGAAAATGCCCAGAAGGTCATCTCGGAGTCAAACCAGCTCAAGGGCACGATCAGTGGCATTGTTGACTACAAGGTCAAGGTCGATGACATGAAAGCCCTGGCCGAACTGGTCGAGGAAGCTGACGCCGAAGAGGGCGAGGAGTTTCAGGGTGAACTGGCCAGTAGCGTCGAGACGCTGCTGGAGGAGTTGGACGAGATCGAGATCCAGTCCTTCCTCTCCGGACCGATGGACAAGAACAACGCCATCCTCAGCATCCATGCCGGGGCCGGTGGCACCGAGTCATGCGACTGGGCGGACATGCTTTTGCGCCAGTACACGCGCTGGGCCGAGCGCCGGGGCTTCACTGTCGAAGTGCTCGATATCGGGCCGGGTGAAGAGGCCGGGATCAACAGCGCCTCCCTGCGTATCATTGGCCCCTACGCCTATGGCTATTGCAAGGCCGAGCGCGGCGTCCACCGCCTGGTGCGGATTAGCCCCTTCGACTCGAACAAACGCCGTCACACCTCGTTCAGCTCGGTGGACGTGATCGCCGAAATCGAGGACGACATCGACATCGAAGTCCGCGACGAGGATCTGCGCATCGACACCTACCGCGCCAGCGGCAAGGGCGGCCAGCACGTCAACAAGACGGACTCGGCCGTGCGCATCACGCACTTGCCGACGAACATCGTCGTGCAGTGCCAGAACGAGCGTTCGCAGCACAAAAATAAGGCCAGCGCGATGAAGCAGCTCAAGTCCCGCCTCTATGAATATGAGCAGGACAAAAAGCGCTCCGAACTGGAGAAGTTTTACGGCGAGAAGGGCGAAATCGGCTGGGGCAATCAGATCCGCAGCTACGTCTTCCAGCCCTACCAGATGGTCAAGGACCTGCGCACCGGCGTCGAAACCGGTAACATCCAGGCCGTGCAGGACGGCGACCTCGACAACTTCATCCACGCCTGGCTGCGCGCCGGTTGCCCCACCTCCCGCAACAAGGAAATCAAGATCGAGGATTAA
- a CDS encoding site-2 protease family protein, which produces MRKWSIKLFRLFGIRVEVHASFLLLLILVGMWGYDAAGWPGVAGGMVYTLFIFASVLLHEYGHCFAARRYGVKIPRILLLPIGGMAQFSHIPREPGRELVITLAGPLMNFLIAGVLFAVLGSSGGYLFYNPFSLHPREFLTMLMIWNLAMGIFNLLPIFPMDGGRILRALLVLKFDYLTATRLAVHTGKVLGVIAIAAAAFYLQSPLTVALFAFILIGGEVEFRQLRNTESYAGLTISDVTLPARPEEIFPLTSQTPILQAGWPLEFYAPLFRAQKDRIYPVYAGDSFIGVVRTAYFDRALSVAHTRRQVRRSPACRDYVRETDKPPILPPQL; this is translated from the coding sequence ATGCGCAAGTGGTCAATCAAGTTGTTTCGCCTCTTCGGCATCCGGGTGGAGGTCCACGCCAGCTTCCTGCTGCTGCTGATACTGGTCGGCATGTGGGGCTACGACGCGGCGGGCTGGCCGGGTGTGGCCGGGGGCATGGTTTACACGCTCTTTATTTTCGCCTCCGTGCTCCTGCATGAGTACGGGCACTGCTTTGCCGCCCGGCGCTACGGGGTAAAAATCCCCCGCATCCTGCTCCTGCCCATCGGCGGGATGGCGCAGTTCAGCCACATCCCGCGCGAGCCGGGGCGCGAACTGGTCATCACCCTGGCCGGGCCGCTGATGAACTTCCTCATCGCCGGGGTGCTCTTCGCGGTGTTGGGGTCTTCCGGCGGCTATCTCTTTTATAACCCCTTCAGCCTGCACCCACGCGAATTCCTGACCATGCTCATGATCTGGAACCTCGCTATGGGGATTTTTAACCTGCTCCCGATTTTCCCCATGGACGGCGGGCGCATCCTGCGCGCGCTGCTGGTCCTGAAGTTCGACTACCTGACGGCCACGCGCCTGGCCGTACACACAGGCAAGGTCCTCGGCGTGATCGCCATCGCGGCGGCGGCCTTTTACCTGCAAAGCCCGCTCACGGTCGCCCTCTTCGCTTTTATCCTGATCGGGGGCGAGGTCGAGTTCCGCCAACTCCGCAACACCGAATCCTACGCCGGGCTGACCATCTCGGATGTCACCCTGCCCGCCCGCCCGGAGGAAATTTTCCCGCTCACCAGCCAAACACCAATCCTCCAGGCAGGCTGGCCGCTGGAGTTTTACGCGCCGCTTTTCCGGGCGCAGAAGGACCGGATTTACCCCGTTTACGCCGGGGACAGCTTCATCGGCGTCGTGCGCACGGCCTACTTTGACCGCGCCCTGAGTGTCGCCCACACCCGCCGCCAGGTCCGACGCAGCCCCGCCTGTCGCGATTATGTCCGCGAGACGGACAAACCGCCGATCCTTCCGCCCCAACTCTGA
- a CDS encoding sigma-54-dependent transcriptional regulator, protein MSTKSPVVLVIDDDSEIRYTLERILSARQYQVVTADSGEEGLKVAKEANPVVILLDNRMGGMTGIETLQHLRHACPKAMVILMTAFGTAQTAIEAMKFGAFDYIIKPFDVKKILGLIEKAVSAYEDSNQEKGGVAPILNSEDYKEGIVGSSEPMQEVLKIIGQVAASDATVMITGESGTGKELVARCIYQHSHRNGKAFIAVNCAAIPENLIESELFGHEKGSFTGATGQRKGKFELCDGGTIFLDEIGDMSPPTQTKILRALQEGEIQRVGGTETIKVDVRLIAATNKNLESMVAENTFREDLYYRLNVFRIRLPSLRERLEDIPMLVEYMLQKLVKNRKTRVSRVSTDALAILQAYNWPGNVRELENVMFRSAVLAQGDTILRKDLPAEIVTAVGGKVKTSHTPPPIPVADPSASTAQAGEPEAVAASDVETSETPEAETGSGVPGSAVEDVPLLGGAAADASGVPVGLPEDRSLEVVTAPRMTPDEAFDLAFATALERGETNVLVEVEKEIIRRALAHTGGNQAKAATILGITRATLKKRMDMYDITA, encoded by the coding sequence ATGAGCACGAAAAGTCCAGTCGTTCTGGTTATTGATGACGACTCCGAGATCCGCTACACGCTGGAGCGGATTCTCTCGGCGCGCCAGTACCAGGTCGTCACCGCCGACAGTGGGGAGGAGGGCCTGAAGGTCGCCAAGGAGGCGAACCCGGTCGTCATCCTGCTGGATAACCGCATGGGCGGCATGACCGGGATCGAGACCCTCCAGCACCTGCGCCACGCCTGCCCGAAGGCCATGGTCATCCTCATGACCGCCTTCGGCACAGCACAGACCGCCATCGAGGCGATGAAGTTCGGGGCCTTCGACTACATCATCAAGCCCTTCGATGTGAAAAAAATCCTCGGGTTGATCGAGAAAGCCGTCTCCGCCTACGAGGACTCCAATCAGGAAAAGGGCGGCGTCGCCCCCATCCTCAACAGCGAGGACTACAAGGAAGGTATCGTCGGCAGTTCGGAGCCGATGCAGGAGGTTTTGAAAATCATCGGCCAGGTCGCCGCCAGCGACGCCACGGTGATGATCACCGGCGAGAGCGGCACGGGTAAGGAGCTCGTGGCCCGCTGTATTTACCAGCACAGCCACCGCAACGGCAAAGCCTTCATCGCCGTCAACTGTGCGGCTATCCCCGAGAACCTGATCGAGAGCGAGCTTTTCGGGCACGAGAAGGGGTCTTTCACCGGGGCCACCGGTCAGCGCAAGGGCAAGTTCGAGTTGTGTGACGGGGGGACGATCTTTCTCGACGAGATCGGGGACATGTCACCCCCGACCCAGACAAAGATTCTCCGCGCCTTGCAGGAGGGGGAAATCCAGCGCGTGGGCGGGACCGAGACGATCAAGGTTGATGTCCGCCTCATCGCCGCCACCAACAAGAACCTGGAAAGCATGGTGGCCGAGAACACTTTCCGCGAAGACCTCTACTACCGCCTGAACGTCTTCCGCATTCGCCTGCCCAGCCTGCGGGAGCGCCTGGAGGACATCCCGATGCTGGTCGAGTACATGCTTCAGAAGCTGGTCAAAAACCGCAAGACCCGCGTCAGCCGTGTCTCGACAGACGCGCTGGCCATTCTTCAGGCCTACAATTGGCCGGGTAACGTCCGCGAGCTGGAGAATGTCATGTTCCGCAGCGCCGTGCTGGCCCAGGGCGACACCATCCTGCGCAAGGACCTGCCCGCCGAGATCGTCACCGCTGTCGGTGGCAAGGTGAAGACTTCACACACCCCGCCGCCCATACCGGTGGCCGATCCTTCCGCCTCAACTGCCCAGGCGGGCGAGCCGGAAGCTGTCGCTGCCTCCGACGTGGAAACGTCTGAGACGCCAGAGGCTGAGACCGGCTCCGGAGTGCCGGGATCAGCCGTCGAGGACGTCCCGCTCTTGGGCGGAGCTGCGGCTGATGCCTCTGGCGTGCCCGTTGGTTTGCCGGAAGATCGCTCGCTGGAGGTCGTTACCGCGCCCCGGATGACGCCGGACGAGGCTTTCGACCTGGCCTTTGCCACCGCGCTTGAGCGCGGCGAGACGAATGTGCTCGTCGAGGTGGAAAAGGAAATTATCCGCCGTGCGCTCGCCCATACCGGCGGTAACCAGGCCAAGGCGGCGACCATTCTCGGCATCACCCGCGCTACGCTCAAGAAACGTATGGACATGTACGACATCACCGCGTGA
- a CDS encoding DUF3450 family protein yields the protein MKLKPLLITTLCLAAAPLFAQDESPVKQAKSKLDKWVETQQLISEEKNEWAVEKGILEDTRKLLQDELEMLDTKIEQLESDSTEGDKERDGLLLERVEYMRAQNFLEESVRGLEQKLLTLTPEFPVPLRKSLDTFVVRIPTDPKKANVSLSDRVLNVVGILSQTERFNRDVHLYGETEKMGEGEPRQVWRVYWGLAGAYYVDDQGKLAGIGAVGDEGWTFTPANELAPQLALLRGIKEGTVDAITFIPLPASIQ from the coding sequence ATGAAGCTGAAGCCTTTGTTAATCACCACGCTCTGCCTGGCAGCGGCCCCGCTGTTCGCCCAGGACGAATCCCCTGTGAAGCAGGCGAAGAGCAAACTCGATAAGTGGGTCGAGACCCAGCAACTCATCTCCGAGGAGAAAAATGAGTGGGCGGTCGAGAAGGGAATCCTGGAGGACACGCGCAAGCTGCTGCAGGACGAACTCGAAATGCTTGATACTAAGATCGAGCAGCTTGAGTCCGACTCGACTGAGGGTGACAAGGAGCGCGACGGCCTCTTGCTGGAACGTGTCGAGTACATGCGTGCGCAGAACTTTCTGGAGGAGTCGGTTCGCGGCCTGGAGCAGAAGCTGCTCACGCTTACGCCGGAGTTTCCGGTGCCGCTGCGCAAGAGCCTAGACACCTTTGTCGTGCGTATCCCGACGGACCCGAAGAAGGCGAACGTCTCGCTCTCCGACCGTGTGCTGAACGTGGTCGGTATCCTCAGCCAGACCGAGCGCTTTAACCGCGACGTGCATCTCTATGGCGAGACCGAGAAGATGGGCGAAGGCGAGCCGCGCCAGGTCTGGCGGGTGTACTGGGGCCTGGCGGGCGCCTACTACGTGGACGACCAGGGCAAGCTCGCCGGTATCGGCGCAGTCGGCGACGAGGGGTGGACCTTTACCCCCGCCAACGAGCTTGCGCCCCAGCTTGCGCTCCTGCGTGGGATCAAGGAAGGGACCGTGGACGCGATTACCTTCATCCCGCTTCCGGCCAGCATTCAGTAA
- a CDS encoding DMT family transporter — MNAELKKAYLAALGYTLIIGLSFLFVKIALRSAEPLDILAHRFTFSFLAVLIPLLSGHLRLRIDWRRDLPALLPLALFYPVLFFAFQVFGLVHTSTSEAGIIQATIPILTMILAAIFLGERTGGWQLAASLLSVAGVIFIFAMKGLELSGDALLGGVFILLSALSFALYSVGARRACQRMDVLSVTCVMIGVGFIAFNAVALGRHTLSGSLPVYFAPLSDWHFVAAVLYLGVLSSLVTSYLSNYTLARLEASKNSMFANLATLITIVAGVLVLGEKLEWYHLAGGAAIIAGVIGRNFLPAPKRASTHNPPHK, encoded by the coding sequence ATGAATGCCGAGCTGAAAAAAGCTTACCTGGCCGCCCTGGGCTACACACTGATTATCGGGTTGTCGTTTTTGTTCGTCAAAATCGCCCTGCGCAGCGCTGAGCCGCTCGACATCCTCGCGCACCGCTTCACCTTCAGCTTTCTGGCCGTGCTGATCCCGCTGCTCAGTGGGCACCTGCGCCTGCGCATCGACTGGCGGCGCGACCTGCCCGCGCTCCTGCCGCTGGCGCTGTTTTACCCGGTGCTGTTTTTCGCCTTCCAGGTCTTCGGGCTGGTCCACACCTCCACCTCCGAGGCGGGCATCATCCAGGCCACCATCCCGATCCTGACCATGATCCTGGCCGCGATTTTCCTCGGAGAACGCACCGGGGGCTGGCAACTGGCCGCTTCGCTCCTGTCCGTGGCCGGGGTGATTTTCATTTTTGCCATGAAAGGGCTCGAACTCAGCGGCGACGCCCTGCTGGGGGGCGTTTTTATCCTGCTCTCGGCCCTCTCCTTCGCGCTGTACAGCGTCGGCGCGCGCCGCGCCTGCCAGCGCATGGACGTGCTCAGCGTGACCTGCGTCATGATTGGGGTCGGCTTCATCGCCTTCAACGCCGTCGCACTGGGCAGGCACACGCTCTCCGGCAGCTTGCCTGTGTACTTCGCTCCGCTGTCCGACTGGCACTTCGTCGCGGCGGTGCTCTACCTGGGCGTGCTCTCCTCGCTCGTCACCTCCTACCTCTCCAACTACACTCTGGCCCGCCTCGAAGCCTCGAAAAACAGCATGTTCGCCAACCTCGCGACCCTCATCACCATCGTGGCCGGGGTGCTCGTGCTGGGCGAAAAGCTGGAGTGGTACCACCTGGCCGGAGGCGCGGCCATCATCGCCGGGGTCATCGGCCGCAACTTCCTCCCCGCGCCCAAACGGGCCTCTACGCACAATCCGCCACACAAATGA
- a CDS encoding PAS domain-containing sensor histidine kinase yields the protein MSIQNTSEYSLEPFFESLPELLCIAGFDGYFKKISPALCRLLKYTEAELFARPINTFVHPEDQTLTETHRRNLYAGKPLINYENRYLTKDGETVWLCWNSIPQKEKNLVYAIAKNITLYKEHEEARNSMLAEMTRTNERLKQMNYATSHDLRTPVANLISIFSLLDHSKITDPQTQEFIHMLSGAAEELEQMLNRYLDQIEQGHAADVQLETLSIEKTVEKVQKPLSYLIAGAHARITLDLKAFDTLVFKQSYLEGIFLNLITNSIKYAHPDRAPQITIETRLVDGEKQIRYTDNGIGFDSESQKDRIFRLHEKFHNNKDGKGIGLYLIACHLRELGGHIEVSSQVNVGTTFTLHFAAQEVAGG from the coding sequence ATGAGCATACAAAATACTTCCGAGTATTCACTTGAGCCCTTTTTTGAATCGTTGCCTGAGCTGCTGTGTATTGCCGGTTTTGACGGGTATTTTAAGAAAATCAGCCCAGCCCTTTGCCGGCTACTGAAGTATACCGAAGCCGAGCTTTTCGCCCGGCCGATCAACACCTTCGTCCACCCCGAGGACCAAACCCTGACCGAAACCCATCGGCGCAACCTGTACGCCGGCAAGCCCCTTATCAACTATGAAAACCGCTACCTGACCAAGGATGGTGAAACCGTCTGGCTGTGTTGGAACTCCATCCCCCAAAAGGAGAAAAACCTGGTCTATGCGATCGCTAAAAACATCACCTTGTACAAAGAGCACGAGGAAGCTCGTAACTCCATGCTGGCTGAAATGACCCGCACAAACGAACGCCTGAAGCAGATGAACTACGCCACCTCGCATGATTTACGCACACCGGTGGCAAACCTGATCTCGATCTTCAGCCTTCTTGACCACAGCAAAATCACCGACCCGCAGACGCAGGAATTCATCCACATGCTCAGCGGGGCCGCAGAGGAGCTGGAGCAGATGCTGAACCGCTACCTCGATCAAATCGAGCAAGGCCACGCCGCAGACGTGCAGCTCGAAACCCTCTCGATTGAAAAAACGGTCGAAAAAGTCCAAAAGCCCCTCTCCTACCTGATCGCTGGCGCTCATGCCCGGATCACGCTGGACTTGAAAGCGTTCGACACCTTGGTTTTCAAGCAATCATATCTGGAGGGGATCTTCCTCAACCTGATCACGAACTCGATCAAGTACGCCCATCCGGACCGCGCCCCGCAAATCACCATCGAGACCCGGCTAGTGGATGGAGAAAAGCAAATTCGCTACACGGACAATGGAATCGGCTTCGACAGCGAATCCCAAAAGGATCGCATCTTCAGGCTACATGAGAAATTCCATAACAACAAGGATGGCAAAGGAATCGGCCTCTATCTGATCGCTTGCCATCTGCGCGAGCTCGGCGGTCACATCGAGGTCAGCAGCCAGGTCAATGTGGGCACGACGTTCACTCTGCACTTTGCGGCGCAGGAAGTAGCAGGGGGATAA
- the pyrR gene encoding bifunctional pyr operon transcriptional regulator/uracil phosphoribosyltransferase PyrR yields the protein MNTQTTIEAGRITQALERLSADIAEALAQADGSGEKLALIGIANGGLPFCQKLATSLRKKLGCELPVGSVDMTFHRDDVMANPIPAAKSRTDLPFEIEGATLILADDVIHSGRTVRAALNEIFDLGRPKRVYLAVLCDRGGRRLPVQPDFVGLVLDTDPSQKVKVNLDTENPSLDTVEILQA from the coding sequence ATGAATACCCAGACCACGATTGAGGCCGGGCGCATTACGCAGGCCCTCGAACGCCTGAGCGCGGACATTGCCGAAGCTCTCGCGCAGGCCGACGGCTCCGGAGAAAAACTGGCCCTTATCGGCATCGCCAACGGCGGCCTGCCCTTTTGCCAAAAGCTGGCCACCTCCCTCCGTAAAAAGCTCGGGTGCGAGCTGCCCGTCGGCAGCGTGGACATGACCTTTCACCGCGACGACGTGATGGCCAACCCCATCCCCGCCGCCAAATCCCGTACCGACCTCCCCTTTGAGATCGAAGGCGCGACCCTCATCCTGGCCGACGATGTGATCCACTCCGGCCGCACCGTCCGCGCCGCCCTTAACGAGATATTCGATCTGGGCCGCCCCAAACGCGTTTATCTGGCCGTCCTTTGCGACCGGGGCGGACGCCGCCTGCCCGTACAGCCGGACTTTGTCGGGCTCGTCCTGGACACCGACCCTTCGCAAAAAGTAAAAGTTAATCTGGACACCGAAAACCCGTCGCTCGACACTGTAGAAATTCTGCAAGCATGA
- a CDS encoding dihydroorotase: MSEILCITGGRVIDPANHRDETGDLYARDGKIVSSLTEAERDAATVFDATGLVVCPGFVDLHTHLREPGDSHKETIASGTRAAAAGGYTSIVCMPNTKPPADNAGTIQFIKERIERDAVVNVFPTGCLTVGREGKKLAPTGSLKEAGIVAVTDGGHCVQNNEIMRRALEYAAMFGLVVLDHCEDAAMTDKCAMHEGEWSLRLGLRGMSRSAEDIMVTRDVILSAHSGARIHIQQLSSAYSVDVIRRAKERGVPVTAEVTPQHLALTDEALKNYDTHCKTVPPLRAESDRQTLIEALCDGTIDCIATAHAPHTEMEKDREFDYAPFGMNGLETALSICLQTLVETGRCDLSTLIACLTHKPAAVIGLPKGTLSEGADADITVFDPGAEWTVTPEALQSLSHNSPWLGQTLRGKVTATFVNGRNVLGR; encoded by the coding sequence ATGAGTGAGATTCTTTGCATCACCGGCGGACGCGTCATCGACCCCGCCAACCACCGCGACGAAACCGGCGACCTCTACGCCCGCGACGGCAAGATCGTCTCCTCCCTGACCGAGGCCGAGCGTGACGCCGCCACCGTCTTTGACGCCACCGGGCTGGTCGTTTGCCCCGGCTTCGTGGACCTGCACACCCACCTGCGCGAGCCCGGCGACAGCCACAAGGAGACCATCGCCTCGGGCACCCGCGCCGCCGCTGCCGGGGGATACACCAGCATCGTGTGCATGCCCAACACCAAGCCCCCCGCCGACAACGCCGGGACGATCCAGTTTATCAAGGAGCGCATCGAGCGCGACGCCGTCGTCAACGTCTTCCCCACCGGCTGCCTGACCGTCGGGCGCGAGGGCAAGAAGCTCGCCCCCACCGGTTCCCTCAAGGAAGCGGGCATTGTCGCCGTGACCGACGGCGGCCACTGCGTGCAGAACAACGAGATCATGCGCCGGGCGCTGGAGTACGCGGCGATGTTCGGGCTCGTCGTCCTCGACCATTGCGAAGACGCCGCCATGACGGACAAATGCGCCATGCACGAGGGCGAGTGGTCCCTGCGGCTGGGCCTGCGCGGCATGTCCCGCTCCGCCGAGGACATCATGGTCACGCGCGACGTTATTCTCTCGGCCCACTCCGGGGCACGCATCCACATCCAGCAGCTTTCTTCCGCCTACAGCGTGGATGTCATTCGCCGGGCCAAGGAGCGCGGCGTTCCCGTGACCGCCGAAGTCACCCCGCAACACCTTGCCCTGACCGACGAGGCCCTAAAAAACTACGACACGCACTGCAAGACTGTCCCGCCCTTGCGCGCCGAATCCGACCGTCAGACGCTGATTGAAGCCCTCTGCGACGGCACCATCGACTGCATCGCCACCGCGCACGCTCCGCACACCGAGATGGAAAAGGACCGCGAGTTTGACTACGCGCCTTTCGGCATGAACGGCCTCGAAACCGCCCTCTCCATCTGCCTGCAAACGCTGGTTGAAACCGGCCGCTGCGATCTTTCCACGCTCATCGCCTGCCTCACGCACAAGCCCGCCGCCGTCATCGGCCTGCCCAAGGGCACCCTCTCGGAAGGGGCCGATGCGGACATCACGGTGTTTGACCCGGGAGCGGAGTGGACCGTCACCCCGGAAGCCCTGCAAAGCCTTTCGCACAACTCGCCCTGGCTGGGTCAGACCCTGCGCGGAAAGGTCACGGCCACCTTCGTCAACGGTCGCAACGTCCTGGGCCGGTAA